In the Helianthus annuus cultivar XRQ/B chromosome 11, HanXRQr2.0-SUNRISE, whole genome shotgun sequence genome, one interval contains:
- the LOC110889612 gene encoding glucose-6-phosphate 1-dehydrogenase, chloroplastic isoform X2 translates to MATQISPCCSSSTTFSSSSLNQEPPFASAKLFNFSTKSSTSRWAFKIHSRTDPKNHFNLKSTNGYPLNAVSLQDGAAEKPLAKELVLPEQTESNLSVTVVGASGDLAKKKIFPALFALFYEDCLPPNFIVFGYARTKMTDEELREMISRTLTCRIDKRENCGDKMEEFLQRCFYHSGQYDSEEHFAELDEKLKQKEEGKVSNRLFYLSIPPNIFVDVVRCASCKASSGNGWTRVIVEKPFGRDSESSGELTRSLKQYLAEEQIFRIDHYLGKELVENLSVLRFSNLVFEPLWSRNYIRNVQFIFSEDFGTEGRGGYFDNYGIIRDIMQNHLLQILALFAMETPVSLDAEDVRNEKVKVLRSMRKLRLEDVVIGQYKGQSKGGKTYLGYTEDPTVPNDSLTPTFAAAALFIDNARWDGVPFLMKAGKALNTRRAEIRVQFRHVPGNLYKRNFGMDMDKATNELVLRVQPDEAIYLKINNKVPGLGMRLDRSDLNLLYKTRYSKEISDAYERLLLDAIEGERRLFIRSDELDAAWSIFTPLLKELETKKITPELYPYGSRGPVGAHYLAAEYNVRWGDLAEDE, encoded by the exons ATGGCTACACAAATCAGCCCCTGTTGTTCATCTTCCACCAccttctcatcttcttcactcAATCAAGAACCACCCTTTGCTTCTGCAAAGTTGTTCAATTTCTCAACAAAATCATCTACTTCCAGATGGGCTTTCAAGATTCATTCAAGAACTGATCCAAAAAACCACTTTAACCTCAAATCTACAAATGGGTATCCTCTTAATGCAGTTTCTTTGCAAGATG GTGCAGCAGAGAAGCCTTTAGCAAAAGAACTCGTGTTACCAGAACAAACCGAATCGAATCTTAGTGTAACAGTTGTGGGTGCTTCTGGTGATCTCGCCAAAAAGAAAATTTTCCCGGCCCTTTTCGCTCTGTTTTACGAAGATTGCTTACCTCCG AACTTTATTGTTTTCGGTTATGCCCGAACCAAAATGACCGATGAGGAGCTGCGGGAAATGATCAGTAGAACGTTAACGTGCAGAATCGATAAGAG AGAAAACTGTGGTGACAAAATGGAAGAGTTTCTTCAAAGATGCTTTTACCATTCGGGTCAATATGATTCCGAGGAACATTTTGCTGAGCTGGACGAAAAGCTAAAACAGAAAGAG GAGGGGAAAGTGTCGAATAGGTTGTTTTATTTGTCAATACCTCCGAACATTTTTGTGGATGTGGTACGATGCGCTAGTTGCAAAGCTTCTTCGGGAAATGGGTGGACAAGGGTAATTGTGGAAAAACCGTTTGGGCGAGATTCAGAATCTTCTGGCGAGTTAACGAGAAGTTTGAAACAATACTTAGCCGAGGAACAAATATTTAG GATTGATCATTATCTAGGCAAGGAGctagtagaaaacttatccgttctTCGTTTCTCAAATCTTGTTTTCGAACCACTTTGGTCAAGAAACTACATTCGAAACGTACAGTTTATATTTTCTGAAGACTTTGGTACCGAAGGGCGAGGAGG ATACTTTGACAACTATGGAATCATTCGCGATATAATGCAAAATCACCTATTGCAAATATTGGCGTTATTTGCAATGGAAACACCCGTGAGTTTGGACGCCGAGGatgttagaaatgaaaag GTCAAAGTTTTGAGGTCAATGAGAAAGTTAAGACTCGAAGATGTGGTCATCGGTCAATACAAAGGTCAAAGCAAAGGTGGAAAGACGTATTTAGGATACACAGAGGACCCCACCGTCCCGAACGATAGCCTGACTCCAACTTTTGCAGCAGCAGCTCTCTTTATCGATAATGCTCGGTGGGACGGTGTTCCGTTTCTTATGAAAGCTGGGAAAGCCCTCAATACTAGACG GGCAGAGATCAGAGTTCAATTCAGACATGTTCCGGGTAACCTGTACAAGAGAAACTTTGGGATGGATATGGATAAGGCTACAAACGAGCTCGTGCTTCGTGTACAGCCCGATGAAGCCATCTATCTCAAGATTAATAATAAGGTTCCTGGTCTTGGAATGAGGCTTGACCGAAGTGACCTGAATTTGCTCTATAAGACGAG GTACTCGAAGGAAATTTCGGACGCATATGAGAGGCTTTTATTGGATGCAATAGAAGGAGAAAGGAGATTGTTTATAAGAAGTGATGAGCTTGATGCTGCTTGGTCTATATTCACACCATTATTAAAAGAACTCGAAACAAAGAAAATTACACCGGAATTGTATCCGTACGGAAGCAGAGGACCGGTCGGGGCTCATTATCTGGCGGCTGAGTATAATGTCCGGTGGGGAGACCTCGCCGAAGATGAGTGA
- the LOC110889612 gene encoding glucose-6-phosphate 1-dehydrogenase, chloroplastic isoform X1, giving the protein MATQISPCCSSSTTFSSSSLNQEPPFASAKLFNFSTKSSTSRWAFKIHSRTDPKNHFNLKSTNGYPLNAVSLQDVGAAEKPLAKELVLPEQTESNLSVTVVGASGDLAKKKIFPALFALFYEDCLPPNFIVFGYARTKMTDEELREMISRTLTCRIDKRENCGDKMEEFLQRCFYHSGQYDSEEHFAELDEKLKQKEEGKVSNRLFYLSIPPNIFVDVVRCASCKASSGNGWTRVIVEKPFGRDSESSGELTRSLKQYLAEEQIFRIDHYLGKELVENLSVLRFSNLVFEPLWSRNYIRNVQFIFSEDFGTEGRGGYFDNYGIIRDIMQNHLLQILALFAMETPVSLDAEDVRNEKVKVLRSMRKLRLEDVVIGQYKGQSKGGKTYLGYTEDPTVPNDSLTPTFAAAALFIDNARWDGVPFLMKAGKALNTRRAEIRVQFRHVPGNLYKRNFGMDMDKATNELVLRVQPDEAIYLKINNKVPGLGMRLDRSDLNLLYKTRYSKEISDAYERLLLDAIEGERRLFIRSDELDAAWSIFTPLLKELETKKITPELYPYGSRGPVGAHYLAAEYNVRWGDLAEDE; this is encoded by the exons ATGGCTACACAAATCAGCCCCTGTTGTTCATCTTCCACCAccttctcatcttcttcactcAATCAAGAACCACCCTTTGCTTCTGCAAAGTTGTTCAATTTCTCAACAAAATCATCTACTTCCAGATGGGCTTTCAAGATTCATTCAAGAACTGATCCAAAAAACCACTTTAACCTCAAATCTACAAATGGGTATCCTCTTAATGCAGTTTCTTTGCAAGATG TAGGTGCAGCAGAGAAGCCTTTAGCAAAAGAACTCGTGTTACCAGAACAAACCGAATCGAATCTTAGTGTAACAGTTGTGGGTGCTTCTGGTGATCTCGCCAAAAAGAAAATTTTCCCGGCCCTTTTCGCTCTGTTTTACGAAGATTGCTTACCTCCG AACTTTATTGTTTTCGGTTATGCCCGAACCAAAATGACCGATGAGGAGCTGCGGGAAATGATCAGTAGAACGTTAACGTGCAGAATCGATAAGAG AGAAAACTGTGGTGACAAAATGGAAGAGTTTCTTCAAAGATGCTTTTACCATTCGGGTCAATATGATTCCGAGGAACATTTTGCTGAGCTGGACGAAAAGCTAAAACAGAAAGAG GAGGGGAAAGTGTCGAATAGGTTGTTTTATTTGTCAATACCTCCGAACATTTTTGTGGATGTGGTACGATGCGCTAGTTGCAAAGCTTCTTCGGGAAATGGGTGGACAAGGGTAATTGTGGAAAAACCGTTTGGGCGAGATTCAGAATCTTCTGGCGAGTTAACGAGAAGTTTGAAACAATACTTAGCCGAGGAACAAATATTTAG GATTGATCATTATCTAGGCAAGGAGctagtagaaaacttatccgttctTCGTTTCTCAAATCTTGTTTTCGAACCACTTTGGTCAAGAAACTACATTCGAAACGTACAGTTTATATTTTCTGAAGACTTTGGTACCGAAGGGCGAGGAGG ATACTTTGACAACTATGGAATCATTCGCGATATAATGCAAAATCACCTATTGCAAATATTGGCGTTATTTGCAATGGAAACACCCGTGAGTTTGGACGCCGAGGatgttagaaatgaaaag GTCAAAGTTTTGAGGTCAATGAGAAAGTTAAGACTCGAAGATGTGGTCATCGGTCAATACAAAGGTCAAAGCAAAGGTGGAAAGACGTATTTAGGATACACAGAGGACCCCACCGTCCCGAACGATAGCCTGACTCCAACTTTTGCAGCAGCAGCTCTCTTTATCGATAATGCTCGGTGGGACGGTGTTCCGTTTCTTATGAAAGCTGGGAAAGCCCTCAATACTAGACG GGCAGAGATCAGAGTTCAATTCAGACATGTTCCGGGTAACCTGTACAAGAGAAACTTTGGGATGGATATGGATAAGGCTACAAACGAGCTCGTGCTTCGTGTACAGCCCGATGAAGCCATCTATCTCAAGATTAATAATAAGGTTCCTGGTCTTGGAATGAGGCTTGACCGAAGTGACCTGAATTTGCTCTATAAGACGAG GTACTCGAAGGAAATTTCGGACGCATATGAGAGGCTTTTATTGGATGCAATAGAAGGAGAAAGGAGATTGTTTATAAGAAGTGATGAGCTTGATGCTGCTTGGTCTATATTCACACCATTATTAAAAGAACTCGAAACAAAGAAAATTACACCGGAATTGTATCCGTACGGAAGCAGAGGACCGGTCGGGGCTCATTATCTGGCGGCTGAGTATAATGTCCGGTGGGGAGACCTCGCCGAAGATGAGTGA
- the LOC110889612 gene encoding glucose-6-phosphate 1-dehydrogenase, chloroplastic isoform X3, which yields MATQISPCCSSSTTFSSSSLNQEPPFASAKLFNFSTKSSTSRWAFKIHSRTDPKNHFNLKSTNGYPLNAVSLQDAEKPLAKELVLPEQTESNLSVTVVGASGDLAKKKIFPALFALFYEDCLPPNFIVFGYARTKMTDEELREMISRTLTCRIDKRENCGDKMEEFLQRCFYHSGQYDSEEHFAELDEKLKQKEEGKVSNRLFYLSIPPNIFVDVVRCASCKASSGNGWTRVIVEKPFGRDSESSGELTRSLKQYLAEEQIFRIDHYLGKELVENLSVLRFSNLVFEPLWSRNYIRNVQFIFSEDFGTEGRGGYFDNYGIIRDIMQNHLLQILALFAMETPVSLDAEDVRNEKVKVLRSMRKLRLEDVVIGQYKGQSKGGKTYLGYTEDPTVPNDSLTPTFAAAALFIDNARWDGVPFLMKAGKALNTRRAEIRVQFRHVPGNLYKRNFGMDMDKATNELVLRVQPDEAIYLKINNKVPGLGMRLDRSDLNLLYKTRYSKEISDAYERLLLDAIEGERRLFIRSDELDAAWSIFTPLLKELETKKITPELYPYGSRGPVGAHYLAAEYNVRWGDLAEDE from the exons ATGGCTACACAAATCAGCCCCTGTTGTTCATCTTCCACCAccttctcatcttcttcactcAATCAAGAACCACCCTTTGCTTCTGCAAAGTTGTTCAATTTCTCAACAAAATCATCTACTTCCAGATGGGCTTTCAAGATTCATTCAAGAACTGATCCAAAAAACCACTTTAACCTCAAATCTACAAATGGGTATCCTCTTAATGCAGTTTCTTTGCAAGATG CAGAGAAGCCTTTAGCAAAAGAACTCGTGTTACCAGAACAAACCGAATCGAATCTTAGTGTAACAGTTGTGGGTGCTTCTGGTGATCTCGCCAAAAAGAAAATTTTCCCGGCCCTTTTCGCTCTGTTTTACGAAGATTGCTTACCTCCG AACTTTATTGTTTTCGGTTATGCCCGAACCAAAATGACCGATGAGGAGCTGCGGGAAATGATCAGTAGAACGTTAACGTGCAGAATCGATAAGAG AGAAAACTGTGGTGACAAAATGGAAGAGTTTCTTCAAAGATGCTTTTACCATTCGGGTCAATATGATTCCGAGGAACATTTTGCTGAGCTGGACGAAAAGCTAAAACAGAAAGAG GAGGGGAAAGTGTCGAATAGGTTGTTTTATTTGTCAATACCTCCGAACATTTTTGTGGATGTGGTACGATGCGCTAGTTGCAAAGCTTCTTCGGGAAATGGGTGGACAAGGGTAATTGTGGAAAAACCGTTTGGGCGAGATTCAGAATCTTCTGGCGAGTTAACGAGAAGTTTGAAACAATACTTAGCCGAGGAACAAATATTTAG GATTGATCATTATCTAGGCAAGGAGctagtagaaaacttatccgttctTCGTTTCTCAAATCTTGTTTTCGAACCACTTTGGTCAAGAAACTACATTCGAAACGTACAGTTTATATTTTCTGAAGACTTTGGTACCGAAGGGCGAGGAGG ATACTTTGACAACTATGGAATCATTCGCGATATAATGCAAAATCACCTATTGCAAATATTGGCGTTATTTGCAATGGAAACACCCGTGAGTTTGGACGCCGAGGatgttagaaatgaaaag GTCAAAGTTTTGAGGTCAATGAGAAAGTTAAGACTCGAAGATGTGGTCATCGGTCAATACAAAGGTCAAAGCAAAGGTGGAAAGACGTATTTAGGATACACAGAGGACCCCACCGTCCCGAACGATAGCCTGACTCCAACTTTTGCAGCAGCAGCTCTCTTTATCGATAATGCTCGGTGGGACGGTGTTCCGTTTCTTATGAAAGCTGGGAAAGCCCTCAATACTAGACG GGCAGAGATCAGAGTTCAATTCAGACATGTTCCGGGTAACCTGTACAAGAGAAACTTTGGGATGGATATGGATAAGGCTACAAACGAGCTCGTGCTTCGTGTACAGCCCGATGAAGCCATCTATCTCAAGATTAATAATAAGGTTCCTGGTCTTGGAATGAGGCTTGACCGAAGTGACCTGAATTTGCTCTATAAGACGAG GTACTCGAAGGAAATTTCGGACGCATATGAGAGGCTTTTATTGGATGCAATAGAAGGAGAAAGGAGATTGTTTATAAGAAGTGATGAGCTTGATGCTGCTTGGTCTATATTCACACCATTATTAAAAGAACTCGAAACAAAGAAAATTACACCGGAATTGTATCCGTACGGAAGCAGAGGACCGGTCGGGGCTCATTATCTGGCGGCTGAGTATAATGTCCGGTGGGGAGACCTCGCCGAAGATGAGTGA